A single Lolium perenne isolate Kyuss_39 chromosome 6, Kyuss_2.0, whole genome shotgun sequence DNA region contains:
- the LOC139832415 gene encoding uncharacterized protein has translation MEMKPKGTSLGRNPLSDAPHRNPCVVSNGQGPGRHPLGGAPYLDLDTVISEQGSGRRILSGALHRRPGVVKNEHGSPHLTRRVRRVRKLAEPRRIHLGSWNVGSLTGKLRELVDTAVRRRVDVLCVQETKWKGQKAKEVEDTGFKLWYTGTTSNKNGVGILVNKSLMDGVVDVKRQGDRMILVKLVVGDLVLNVISAYAPQVGHNESTKREFWEGMEDLVRTVPIGEKLCIGGDLNGHVGTSNTGFERVHGGFGYGIRNQEGQDVLSFALAYDMVVANTLFRKRESHLVTFSSGLHSSQIDFVLSRREDRRACIDCKVIPRESVVPQHKVVVADFRFRISVQRGKSAKVARTKWWKLKGEASQAFRERVIKEGPWEEGGDANMMWTSMATCLRKVAVEEFGVTKGSRREAKDIWWWNDEVQKVIREKKDCFRCLYLDRSAANMEKYKVAKKDAKRAVSEARGRAYEDLYQRLNTKEGKRYIYKMAKFRERKTRDVNEVKCIKDGEDQLLVKDEAIKRRWREYFDNLYNGEVESSTIELDDSFDDTSM, from the coding sequence ATGGAGATGAAACCCAAAGGAACCTCGTTGGGGCGTAACCCTCTTAGCGACGCGCCACATCGGAACCCGTGTGTGGTGTCAAATGGGCAAGGGCCGGGCCGTCACCCCCTTGGTGGCGCGCCGTATCTTGATCTGGATACGGTGATAAGTGAGCAAGGGTCGGGTCGTCGCATCCTTAGTGGTGCGCTGCACCGACGCCCCGGTGTAGTGAAAAATGAGCATGGGTCTCCGCATTTGACTCGACGAGTGCGGAGGGTAAGGAAGTTAGCCGAGCCTAGGAGGATACACTTAGGTAGCTGGAACGTAGGGTCCCTGACGGGTAAGTTACGGGAGTTAGTTGATACGGCGGTGAGGAGGCGTGTTGATGTCCTATGTGTCCAAGAGACCAAATGGAAGGGACAGAAGGCGAAGGAGGTGGAGGATACCGGTTTCAAGTTGTGGTACACGGGGACAACTTCGAACAAAAATGGAGTAGGCATCTTGGTCAATAAGAGCCTCATGGATGGAGTTGTAGACGTCAAGAGGCAAGGGGACCGGATGATCCTTGTCAAGTTGGTTGTTGGGGACTTAGTCCTCAATGTTATCAGCGCGTATGCCCCACAAGTAGGCcacaatgagagcaccaagagggAGTTCTGGGAAGGCATGGAGGACTTGGTTAGGACGGTACCTATTGGTGAGAAGCTCTGCATAGGAGGAGACCTCAATGGCCATGTGGGTACATCTAACACAGGTTTTGAAAGGGTGCATGGGGGCTTTGGCTATGGCATCAGGAACCAAGAAGGACAAGACGTCCTGAGCTTCGCTCTAGCCTATGACATGGTCGTAGCTAACACCCTCTTTAGGAAGAGAGAATCCCATCTAGTGACGTTCAGTAGTGGTCTACACTCTAGCCAGATTGATTTTGTCCTCTCTAGAAGAGAAGACAGACGCGCCTGCATTGATTGTAAGGTGATACCTAGAGAGAGTGTTGTccctcaacataaggtggtggttgcTGACTTTCGCTTTAGGATCAGTGTCCAGCGGGGTAAGAGTGCCAAAGTCGCTAGAACAAAGTGGTGGAAGCTCAAGGGTGAGGCATCCCAGGCTTTCAGGGAGAGGGTTATTAAGGAGGGCCCTTGGGAGGAAGGAGGCGATGCAAACATGATGTGGACGAGTATGGCGACCTGCTTGCGGAAGGTCGCTGTAGAGGAGTTTGGGGTGACTAAGGGAAGTAGAAGGGAAGCTAAGGATATCTGGTGGTGGAACGATGAGGTCCAGAAGGTTATTAGGGAGAAGAAGGACTGTTTCAGATGCCTATATCTGGACAGGAGTGCAGCTAACATGGAGAAGTACAAGGTGGCGAAGAAGGATGCAAAGCGGGCGGTGAGTGAAGCAAGGGGTCGGGCGTATGAGGACCTCTACCAACGTTTAAACACGAAGGAAGGCAAAAGGTACATCTATAAGATGGCCAAGTTTAGGGAGAGGAAGACGAGGGATGTCAATGAAGTCAAATGCATCAAGGACGGAGAGGATCAACTTCTTGTGAAGGATGAAGCGATCAAGCGTAGATGGCGGGAGTACTTTGACAACCTTTACAATGGAGAGGTTGAGAGCTCTACCATTGAGCTAGACGACTCCTTTGATGATACCAGCATGTGA